In Fimbriimonadaceae bacterium, one genomic interval encodes:
- a CDS encoding DUF2207 domain-containing protein, whose product MRRSLALFVLLLASRLVMAQGYVIDSFDVLVTLHTDSTMHVRETLKVTFNEARHGIYRFIPVSYENGRGVNRNMWITGVDVTDGGGKSMTTLVEHEGPNLRIRIGDKDVLLDPGSQVTYVIDYDVRGALNWFDSKEWAPEAEMYWNLTGNEWDTQIRSTHFRVEFPPIGAGQRVRARLYGGPYGSREFLEVGQAGGSDVQGGTGTHISLSKGSVEGDRAAPLNPGEGLTLVLGVPSALIPPPTPLQAALLVLWANFGFAIPILVLGGAVVAYWVYGRDPAGGPRVVQFEPPDNLSGPEAGTLMDERVDQRDLAAGFIGLAVKGYLEVFPKEVGLLFKRRSAELEVTDKAPAATLSLMESKLLTRLRSIGGRITDSDLRTSVAPYIQSFQDALYDSLVARGYYLMSPKKARTVWTAVGIAASVGLGVVTAWANPVGAVLPSFVGGAAGVLIVLLFQGSMPRRTPQGSRTRMGVLGFEEFIRRARGKELDWMSQKHPDASLFEEYLPHAVAFGLTKEWAEAFEGIVVAPPTWYHGSYDGSFHLYSFGSDFDSITRAVTTSASTPPRSSGSSGGFSGFSGGGGFSGGGGGGGGGGSW is encoded by the coding sequence ATGAGACGATCCCTTGCGCTTTTTGTGCTCCTTCTTGCCTCACGCCTGGTGATGGCGCAGGGGTACGTTATCGACTCGTTCGACGTGCTGGTCACCCTCCACACCGATTCGACGATGCACGTGCGGGAGACGCTCAAGGTCACCTTCAACGAGGCTCGGCACGGCATCTATCGGTTCATTCCCGTCTCCTACGAGAACGGGCGGGGCGTCAACCGGAACATGTGGATCACCGGCGTGGACGTCACCGACGGTGGCGGCAAGTCGATGACGACTCTGGTCGAGCACGAGGGCCCCAACCTGCGCATCCGCATCGGCGACAAGGACGTGTTGCTCGACCCCGGGTCGCAGGTCACGTACGTGATCGACTACGACGTTCGCGGCGCCTTGAACTGGTTCGATTCCAAGGAGTGGGCCCCCGAGGCCGAGATGTACTGGAACCTCACCGGCAACGAGTGGGACACCCAGATCCGATCGACGCACTTCCGGGTGGAGTTTCCGCCGATCGGGGCGGGCCAGCGCGTTCGCGCCCGGCTCTATGGAGGCCCCTACGGGTCGCGGGAGTTCCTCGAGGTGGGCCAGGCTGGAGGCTCCGATGTGCAAGGCGGGACCGGCACGCACATCAGCCTGTCGAAAGGCTCGGTGGAGGGCGATCGCGCCGCTCCTTTGAACCCGGGTGAGGGGCTCACCCTCGTCCTGGGGGTGCCCTCGGCGCTGATTCCGCCGCCGACGCCTCTCCAGGCGGCGCTCTTGGTGTTGTGGGCCAACTTTGGATTCGCGATTCCGATCTTGGTGTTGGGCGGGGCGGTCGTCGCCTACTGGGTTTACGGGAGGGATCCTGCCGGAGGACCGCGCGTGGTGCAGTTCGAGCCGCCGGACAACCTCTCCGGCCCCGAGGCCGGCACGCTGATGGACGAGCGCGTCGACCAACGCGACTTGGCTGCGGGGTTCATCGGCTTGGCGGTGAAGGGGTACCTCGAGGTCTTTCCGAAAGAGGTGGGTCTGCTCTTCAAGAGGCGCTCGGCCGAGTTGGAGGTCACCGACAAGGCGCCCGCGGCAACGCTCTCTTTGATGGAGTCGAAGCTGTTGACCCGCTTGAGGTCGATCGGGGGTCGCATCACGGACTCCGACCTGCGCACGTCGGTGGCGCCCTACATCCAGTCGTTCCAGGACGCCCTGTACGACTCTTTGGTGGCGCGCGGGTACTACCTGATGTCCCCGAAGAAGGCGCGCACGGTTTGGACCGCGGTCGGCATCGCGGCCTCGGTGGGCCTGGGGGTCGTCACGGCCTGGGCCAACCCGGTGGGCGCGGTCCTTCCCTCGTTCGTCGGTGGGGCGGCCGGCGTTCTGATCGTGCTCCTGTTTCAGGGTTCGATGCCGCGCCGCACCCCGCAGGGTTCGCGCACGCGGATGGGAGTGCTCGGGTTCGAGGAGTTCATCCGTCGCGCGCGGGGGAAGGAGTTGGACTGGATGTCCCAGAAGCATCCCGACGCGTCGCTCTTCGAGGAGTACCTGCCCCACGCGGTGGCCTTCGGGCTCACGAAGGAGTGGGCCGAAGCGTTCGAGGGCATCGTCGTCGCGCCTCCCACTTGGTATCACGGATCGTACGACGGCTCCTTCCACCTGTACTCCTTCGGATCCGACTTCGATTCGATCACCCGCGCCGTGACCACGTCGGCCAGCACGCCCCCGCGTTCGTCCGGCAGTTCCGGAGGGTTCTCCGGCTTCTCGGGAGGAGGCGGATTCTCGGGCGGCGGAGGCGGAGGCGGTGGCGGGGGCAGCTGGTAG
- the ppdK gene encoding pyruvate, phosphate dikinase, giving the protein MSNKRLYLFRDGNAGMRELLGGKGANLAEMSNIGLPVPPGFTITTEVCTEYYASGGRLPDGLMDEVRTAVADVEKDLGKKFGDPSNPLLVSVRSGAMFSMPGMMDTILNLGLNKETLKGLIDQSGSERFALDANRRFIMMFSDVVLGVEKERFAELFDAYKKQKGVTLDTDMDAEDLRQVCNAFLALVLTETGEAFPKDPWKQLELAIEAVFKSWHTDRAVTYRRKEKISDAIGTAVNVQAMVFGNLGNDCGTGVAFTRDPSTGEDVLYGEYLMNAQGEDVVAGVRTPVPISELRSQNPAIYDEFSAIGTRLEEHYKDMMDLEFTIERGRLFMLQCRVGKRTGPAAVRMAVEMVEKGLITKEVAIQRVSAAHLDQLLHPRIDETYASDRKIHAVAKGLAASPGAAIGKAVFDANTAERWHAQGEKVILVRDETNPDDVHGMLASQGILTARGGKTSHAAVVARGFGIPCVAGCEMIDVDEHERCFRVASTTIHEGDVITVDGSSGAVYATELALIPPDVSGHFGTLMEWCDQFRKLRVRTNADNPRDSQQAIDFGAEGIGLCRTEHMFFESDRLPIVRDMILADNEEHRSAALQKLLAVQQSDFEGIFDVMEGRPVTIRLIDPPLHEFLPSHEELLVAVTELRIAVKTLGGDALKELLAAKEAMLDTVEGMRESNPMLGLRGVRLSIVFPGIVEMQTRAILQAAAKVMRSGKKVEPEIMIPLISHVNELKVVREQLERVAKKVVEEQGVDIPYMFGTMIEIPRAALTAGEIAEYAEFFSFGTNDLTQTGFGFSRDDAEGKFLQQYVEKKILPVNPFETLDQIGIGRLMRMAVEEGRAVNSKLKCGICGEHGGDPESIGFCHQLGLDYVSCSPFRVPIARLSAAQAALRERVSVSVDK; this is encoded by the coding sequence ATGAGCAACAAACGCCTTTACCTGTTTCGAGACGGCAACGCCGGCATGCGCGAGCTGCTGGGAGGCAAGGGAGCCAACCTTGCCGAGATGTCCAACATCGGACTCCCGGTTCCGCCAGGATTCACCATCACCACGGAGGTCTGCACCGAGTACTACGCGTCCGGAGGCCGGTTGCCCGACGGCTTGATGGACGAGGTCCGGACCGCCGTCGCGGACGTCGAGAAGGATCTGGGCAAGAAGTTCGGCGATCCCTCCAATCCGCTGTTGGTGTCCGTCCGATCGGGGGCGATGTTCTCGATGCCCGGCATGATGGACACGATCCTGAACCTCGGGCTCAACAAGGAGACGCTCAAGGGTCTGATCGACCAGAGCGGGAGCGAGCGGTTCGCGCTCGATGCGAACCGGCGCTTCATCATGATGTTCTCCGACGTGGTGTTGGGAGTGGAGAAGGAGCGGTTCGCCGAGCTGTTCGACGCCTACAAGAAGCAGAAGGGCGTGACCCTCGATACGGACATGGACGCGGAAGATCTGCGCCAGGTGTGCAACGCGTTCCTCGCCCTGGTGCTCACGGAGACCGGCGAGGCGTTCCCCAAGGACCCGTGGAAGCAGCTCGAGCTGGCGATCGAAGCCGTGTTCAAGAGCTGGCACACCGATCGGGCGGTGACCTACCGCCGCAAGGAGAAGATCTCCGACGCGATCGGCACAGCGGTGAACGTGCAGGCCATGGTGTTCGGGAACCTGGGCAACGACTGCGGCACCGGCGTCGCCTTCACGCGCGATCCCTCCACCGGCGAGGACGTGTTGTACGGCGAGTACCTGATGAACGCGCAGGGCGAGGACGTGGTCGCGGGCGTACGGACTCCGGTGCCGATCAGCGAGCTTCGAAGCCAAAACCCGGCCATCTACGACGAGTTCTCGGCGATCGGCACCCGCCTCGAAGAGCACTACAAGGACATGATGGACCTCGAGTTCACGATCGAGCGGGGGCGCCTGTTCATGCTCCAGTGCCGCGTCGGCAAGCGCACCGGCCCGGCCGCCGTGCGCATGGCCGTCGAGATGGTTGAAAAGGGCCTCATCACGAAGGAGGTCGCGATCCAACGCGTGTCGGCGGCGCACCTCGACCAGTTGCTGCACCCGAGGATCGACGAGACGTACGCCTCGGACCGCAAGATCCACGCGGTCGCCAAAGGTTTGGCCGCGTCGCCGGGCGCCGCGATCGGCAAGGCCGTGTTCGACGCGAACACCGCCGAGCGTTGGCACGCCCAGGGGGAGAAGGTCATCCTCGTTCGCGACGAGACCAACCCCGACGACGTGCACGGCATGCTGGCCTCCCAAGGCATCCTCACCGCGCGCGGAGGGAAGACCTCGCACGCGGCGGTGGTGGCGCGCGGGTTCGGCATCCCCTGTGTGGCGGGTTGCGAGATGATCGACGTCGACGAGCACGAACGGTGCTTCCGAGTCGCTTCGACGACGATCCACGAAGGAGATGTGATCACGGTCGACGGGTCGAGCGGCGCGGTGTACGCCACCGAGCTGGCGCTGATCCCACCCGACGTGAGCGGCCACTTCGGCACCTTGATGGAGTGGTGCGACCAGTTCCGGAAACTGCGCGTGCGGACCAACGCGGACAACCCGCGCGATTCGCAGCAGGCGATCGATTTCGGGGCGGAGGGCATCGGCCTTTGCCGCACCGAGCACATGTTCTTCGAATCCGACCGGCTGCCGATCGTGCGCGACATGATCCTGGCGGACAACGAGGAGCATCGGAGCGCCGCCCTGCAGAAGCTGCTGGCCGTTCAGCAGTCCGACTTCGAGGGCATTTTCGACGTGATGGAGGGGCGGCCGGTCACGATCCGCCTCATCGATCCGCCCCTGCACGAGTTCCTTCCCAGCCACGAGGAGCTTCTCGTGGCCGTGACCGAGCTTCGCATCGCGGTCAAGACGCTCGGAGGCGACGCGCTCAAAGAGCTGCTCGCCGCGAAGGAGGCGATGCTCGACACGGTCGAGGGCATGCGGGAGTCCAACCCGATGCTCGGCCTGCGCGGCGTGCGCCTGTCGATCGTGTTTCCCGGCATCGTCGAGATGCAGACCCGCGCGATCCTCCAAGCCGCGGCGAAGGTCATGCGCAGCGGGAAGAAGGTCGAGCCCGAGATCATGATCCCGCTGATCTCGCACGTGAACGAGCTCAAAGTCGTGCGCGAGCAGCTCGAGCGGGTGGCGAAGAAAGTGGTCGAGGAGCAGGGCGTGGACATCCCGTACATGTTCGGCACCATGATCGAGATTCCGCGCGCGGCGCTGACGGCCGGCGAGATCGCCGAGTACGCGGAGTTCTTCAGCTTCGGCACGAACGACCTCACGCAGACGGGATTCGGGTTCAGCCGCGATGATGCGGAAGGAAAGTTCCTGCAGCAGTACGTCGAGAAGAAGATCCTGCCGGTCAACCCGTTCGAGACGCTCGACCAGATCGGCATCGGCCGTTTGATGCGCATGGCGGTCGAGGAGGGTCGCGCGGTGAACTCGAAGCTCAAGTGCGGCATCTGCGGCGAGCATGGCGGCGATCCCGAATCGATCGGGTTCTGCCACCAGCTTGGACTCGATTACGTGAGCTGCTCTCCGTTCCGCGTGCCGATCGCCCGCCTCTCCGCGGCGCAAGCCGCCCTGCGGGAGCGGGTGAGCGTCTCCGTCGATAAGTAG
- the rpmE gene encoding 50S ribosomal protein L31, whose protein sequence is MKTEIHPNVYPVVYIDGEHEWTGISTIKTGETRMIDGIEHYVVPVEISAFSHPFYTGQKKLVDTAGRVEKFMRRYGQQMADQKKK, encoded by the coding sequence ATGAAAACCGAAATCCACCCCAATGTCTACCCCGTCGTCTATATCGACGGCGAACACGAATGGACGGGCATCTCCACCATTAAGACTGGCGAGACCCGGATGATCGACGGGATCGAGCACTATGTGGTGCCCGTCGAGATCAGCGCGTTCAGCCACCCCTTCTACACGGGCCAGAAGAAGCTCGTCGACACGGCGGGCCGGGTCGAGAAGTTCATGCGCCGATACGGGCAGCAGATGGCCGACCAGAAGAAGAAGTAG
- a CDS encoding outer membrane lipoprotein-sorting protein, with protein MFGTAIAFLTLAAPVQAPSLDDILAPGFEDATFTARVSTANQRELGKINKDFANSYRFNSTKVFVKEPFMLRLEATVDDTDILFILNGTTRIVRVPRAKISQRENLAKAPGKRQTLLDFGLLTRSMFNGLFEAKYVRTDRATGDYVFDITYLKAFDDTSRSRVWVDPDKRYITKREWYSQPGRQLATFFYDNPIRQGSTWFPTKLTVKNVDNRVAGVTDYVGVKLNGGLNDSLFSVK; from the coding sequence GTGTTTGGAACCGCCATCGCCTTCTTGACCCTCGCCGCGCCGGTGCAGGCGCCGAGCCTCGACGATATCTTGGCTCCCGGGTTCGAGGACGCAACCTTCACCGCCCGGGTCTCGACCGCGAACCAGAGGGAGCTGGGCAAAATCAATAAGGATTTCGCCAACTCGTACCGGTTCAACTCGACCAAGGTGTTCGTGAAGGAGCCGTTCATGCTGCGGCTCGAGGCGACCGTGGACGACACCGACATCCTCTTCATCCTCAACGGCACGACGAGGATCGTCCGGGTCCCGCGAGCCAAGATCTCCCAGCGGGAGAACCTCGCCAAGGCCCCTGGAAAGCGCCAGACCCTTCTCGATTTCGGCCTGTTGACACGCTCGATGTTCAACGGGCTGTTCGAGGCGAAGTACGTGCGCACCGATCGCGCGACGGGCGACTACGTGTTCGACATCACCTATCTCAAGGCGTTCGACGACACGAGCCGGAGCCGGGTTTGGGTGGATCCGGACAAGCGATACATCACGAAGCGGGAGTGGTACAGCCAGCCGGGGCGGCAGCTCGCCACCTTCTTTTATGACAATCCGATCCGGCAGGGCTCCACGTGGTTCCCCACGAAGCTCACCGTGAAGAACGTGGACAACCGGGTGGCGGGGGTCACGGATTACGTGGGCGTGAAGTTGAACGGCGGACTCAACGACAGCCTGTTCAGCGTCAAATAA